A single window of Oerskovia paurometabola DNA harbors:
- a CDS encoding carbohydrate ABC transporter permease, which translates to MDFFTTPETTAEKLGLMVFAMLLFVVVMGGLLFAVDKPKRVPRWVVVLCFLGPAVLLVIFGLVYPGILTILSSFKNKTGAEWVGLDNYVTAFTTDQFQIVLRNTAVWVILVPIVSTFIGLVYAVLVDRTRFEKVAKGLIFLPMAISMVGASIIWKFVYEYRPDQANIQQTGLLNQLLVWIGIPPQQFLINQPTNTLFLIVVMIWIQTGFAMTILSAAIKAIPDDIVEAARLDGLHGIGMFRYITVPSIRPALVVVVTTIAMGTLKVFDIVRTMTGGQFGTSVVANEFYTQSFRQSNEGLGAALAVILFVLVIPIVVYNVRQLRLSEEVR; encoded by the coding sequence ATGGACTTCTTCACCACACCGGAGACCACCGCCGAGAAGCTCGGCCTGATGGTCTTCGCGATGCTCCTCTTCGTCGTCGTGATGGGAGGCCTGCTCTTCGCCGTCGACAAGCCCAAACGCGTCCCGCGCTGGGTCGTCGTGCTGTGCTTCCTCGGACCGGCCGTCCTCCTGGTGATCTTCGGCCTCGTCTACCCCGGGATCCTGACCATCCTCTCGTCGTTCAAGAACAAGACCGGGGCCGAGTGGGTCGGCCTCGACAACTACGTCACGGCGTTCACGACCGACCAGTTCCAGATCGTGCTGCGCAACACCGCGGTCTGGGTCATCCTCGTGCCCATCGTCTCGACGTTCATCGGCCTCGTGTACGCGGTGCTCGTCGACCGCACCCGCTTCGAGAAGGTCGCCAAGGGCCTGATCTTCCTGCCCATGGCCATCTCCATGGTGGGCGCCTCGATCATCTGGAAGTTCGTCTACGAGTACCGCCCCGACCAGGCGAACATCCAGCAGACCGGCCTGCTCAACCAGCTCCTCGTGTGGATCGGCATCCCCCCGCAGCAGTTCCTCATCAACCAGCCGACCAACACGCTGTTCCTCATCGTCGTCATGATCTGGATCCAGACCGGGTTCGCGATGACGATCCTGTCGGCCGCGATCAAGGCCATCCCCGACGACATCGTCGAGGCCGCGCGTCTCGACGGGCTCCACGGCATCGGGATGTTCCGCTACATCACCGTGCCCAGCATCCGACCCGCGCTCGTCGTCGTGGTCACGACCATCGCCATGGGCACCCTCAAGGTCTTCGACATCGTCCGGACCATGACGGGCGGCCAGTTCGGGACGTCGGTCGTGGCGAACGAGTTCTACACGCAGAGCTTCCGCCAGTCCAACGAAGGGCTGGGAGCCGCGCTCGCGGTCATCCTGTTCGTCCTCGTCATCCCGATCGTGGTCTACAACGTCCGCCAGCTCCGCCTCTCCGAGGAGGTCCGATGA
- a CDS encoding carbohydrate ABC transporter permease: MTAVPPTLPASVDAEASKDIQRVGKLSRAERRAIAVKGRLSSPWASGLAIVIAILWTIPSVGLLVTSFRPALDIRRSGWWTTLSDPQFTLDNYNDVLFGSADLASFFVNSIVITLPAVVIPISIALLAAYAFAWIDFKGRNLLFVAVFALQIVPIQITLIPLLSAYVDADINGTFWTVWLSHSIFALPLAIFLLHNFMKEIPSSLIEAARMDGAGHVKIFFQVLMPLLVPAIASFAIFQFLWVWNDLLVGLTFANQDSRPLTVAVADLAGTRGNAWHLLTAGAFVSMIVPLIVFLALQRYFVRGLLAGSVKG, encoded by the coding sequence ATGACCGCCGTCCCGCCCACGCTGCCTGCTTCCGTCGACGCGGAGGCGTCGAAGGACATCCAGCGCGTCGGCAAGCTCTCGCGCGCCGAACGTCGGGCGATCGCCGTCAAGGGCAGGCTCAGCTCCCCGTGGGCGTCGGGCCTCGCGATCGTCATCGCGATCCTGTGGACGATCCCGTCGGTCGGCCTCCTCGTCACGTCGTTCCGGCCCGCCCTCGACATCCGCCGCTCCGGCTGGTGGACCACGCTGAGCGACCCTCAGTTCACGCTCGACAACTACAACGACGTCCTCTTCGGGTCCGCCGACCTCGCGTCGTTCTTCGTCAACTCGATCGTCATCACGCTCCCGGCGGTCGTCATCCCCATCTCGATCGCGCTCCTCGCGGCCTACGCGTTCGCGTGGATCGACTTCAAGGGGCGCAACCTGCTGTTCGTCGCGGTGTTCGCGCTGCAGATCGTGCCCATCCAGATCACGCTCATCCCGCTCCTGTCGGCCTACGTCGACGCCGACATCAACGGCACGTTCTGGACCGTGTGGCTGTCCCACTCGATCTTCGCGCTGCCCCTCGCGATCTTCCTCCTGCACAACTTCATGAAGGAGATCCCCTCGTCCCTCATCGAGGCCGCGCGCATGGACGGCGCGGGACACGTCAAGATCTTCTTCCAGGTCCTCATGCCGCTGCTCGTGCCCGCGATCGCGTCGTTCGCGATCTTCCAGTTCCTGTGGGTGTGGAACGACCTCCTCGTCGGCCTCACGTTCGCCAACCAGGACTCGCGCCCGCTGACCGTTGCGGTCGCCGACCTCGCCGGGACGCGCGGCAACGCCTGGCACCTGCTCACCGCCGGAGCGTTCGTGTCGATGATCGTGCCGCTCATCGTGTTCCTGGCGCTCCAGCGGTACTTCGTGCGAGGCCTCCTGGCTGGTTCCGTCAAGGGGTGA
- a CDS encoding EamA family transporter: MSSRPGRALGNVAGRIPPPALFVVSGLTQYLGAAIAVGLFTVVGAPEVAWLRIVVAALLLLAWRRPWRQRWTWRTLAWAAVFGVALAAMNVTFYVAIDHLPLGSAVAIEFIGPVAVAAITGRGWRERGGIAVAAVGVVLLAGVTLTSDLPHEDVVIGLVAIGIAAACWAAYILLGRRVALAGSGVTSLSVAMTAGALVFAPFLAPSSGAVLEDWQLLLAVVGIAVCSSVVPYVLEQLILRRVSAATFSVLLAMLPATAVVIGAVVLQQFPSWLELVGLLLVSGAIAMTAQRTDPPPA, translated from the coding sequence GTGTCTTCGCGTCCCGGTCGTGCCCTCGGCAACGTGGCGGGCCGCATCCCGCCGCCCGCCCTTTTCGTCGTCTCGGGGCTGACCCAGTACCTGGGGGCCGCGATCGCGGTCGGGCTGTTCACCGTCGTCGGGGCACCCGAGGTCGCCTGGCTGCGCATCGTCGTCGCGGCCCTCCTGCTGCTCGCCTGGCGACGCCCGTGGCGGCAGCGCTGGACCTGGCGCACGCTCGCGTGGGCCGCGGTGTTCGGTGTGGCGCTCGCCGCGATGAACGTGACGTTCTACGTCGCGATCGACCACCTGCCGCTCGGGTCGGCGGTCGCGATCGAGTTCATCGGCCCGGTGGCCGTCGCGGCGATCACCGGCCGTGGCTGGCGCGAGCGGGGCGGGATCGCGGTCGCCGCGGTCGGCGTGGTCCTGCTCGCGGGGGTCACGCTCACGTCCGACCTCCCGCACGAGGACGTCGTGATCGGGCTCGTCGCGATCGGCATCGCGGCCGCGTGCTGGGCCGCGTACATCCTGCTCGGGCGCCGCGTCGCGCTGGCCGGGTCGGGGGTCACGTCGCTCTCCGTGGCGATGACCGCCGGGGCGCTGGTGTTCGCCCCGTTCCTCGCGCCGTCGTCGGGCGCCGTGCTCGAGGACTGGCAGCTGCTGCTCGCCGTCGTCGGGATCGCGGTGTGCTCGTCGGTCGTGCCCTACGTGCTCGAACAGCTCATCCTGCGGCGCGTCAGCGCGGCGACGTTCTCGGTGCTGCTCGCGATGCTGCCGGCGACCGCGGTGGTGATCGGCGCCGTCGTGCTCCAGCAGTTCCCCTCCTGGCTCGAGCTCGTCGGACTGCTGCTCGTCTCCGGGGCCATCGCCATGACCGCGCAGCGGACCGACCCGCCGCCCGCATAG
- a CDS encoding bacterial proteasome activator family protein, whose protein sequence is MSDDARGDLSPERSEQPAPPDRGRERGAGTGSGSGRGYTVISPDGTEVAPDGSDDEASREGAVGATDEDRDPGAAVEEPAKVMRIGGMIKRLLEEVRDAPLDEAARSRLAEIHERSLKELEEGLSPELVAELHRISLPFTDDTVPSDAELRVAQAQLVGWLEGLFHGIQTALVAQQMAAQAQLSQIRRALPPGAIPVPGMPGHPAQPAPPGVRREGDDGRPSPGQYL, encoded by the coding sequence ATGAGCGACGACGCGCGAGGCGACCTGTCCCCCGAACGGTCCGAGCAGCCCGCTCCCCCGGATCGGGGGCGCGAGCGGGGCGCGGGCACCGGCTCCGGGAGCGGGCGCGGCTACACGGTCATCTCCCCCGACGGGACGGAGGTCGCGCCCGACGGGTCGGACGACGAGGCCTCGCGCGAGGGAGCGGTGGGAGCGACGGACGAGGACCGCGACCCGGGCGCGGCCGTCGAGGAGCCGGCCAAGGTCATGCGCATCGGCGGCATGATCAAGAGGCTGCTCGAGGAGGTCCGGGACGCGCCGCTCGACGAGGCGGCCCGCAGCCGGCTCGCCGAGATCCACGAACGGTCGCTCAAGGAGCTCGAGGAGGGCCTGTCCCCCGAGCTCGTCGCGGAGCTGCACCGCATCTCGTTGCCCTTCACGGACGACACGGTGCCGTCCGACGCCGAGCTGCGCGTCGCGCAGGCGCAGCTCGTGGGGTGGCTCGAGGGGCTGTTCCACGGCATCCAGACCGCCCTCGTGGCGCAGCAGATGGCCGCGCAGGCGCAGCTCTCGCAGATCCGTCGGGCCCTGCCGCCGGGAGCGATCCCCGTCCCCGGCATGCCGGGCCACCCCGCGCAGCCTGCACCGCCCGGCGTGCGACGCGAGGGGGACGACGGCCGCCCCTCGCCCGGGCAGTACCTGTAG
- a CDS encoding NAD(P)H-quinone oxidoreductase, producing MHLPQGPNPVIQGKLEASWRIPTRPDTRPRRRGRSVFRVRAVTIAAPGGPGELTVSYLPDPVPGPDEVLIDVVSSGVNPADLLQRAGKYPPPAGAPVWPGLEVSGVISAVGSRLTGWDVGDEVVALLDGGGYAEKVCVRASQVLPLPGGVSLVDGAALPEAVCTAWSNLVDVGRLARGDVLLVHGGSGGVGSVATQIGAALGARVVTTAGGPERVARCLTLGADVAVDHRTQDFVAAVREASGGAGADVVLDVVGAAYLTDNLRALATGGRLVVIGMQKGRRRELDLGMLLAKRATVAGTTLRARPAEEKARLVRDVLTHAWPLVEQGRVRPVVHARLPLDAAADAHRLMESGEVFGKVLLVP from the coding sequence GTGCACTTGCCCCAGGGACCTAATCCGGTCATCCAGGGCAAGCTGGAGGCTTCGTGGAGGATTCCGACGAGGCCCGACACCCGCCCTCGTCGACGAGGCCGTAGTGTCTTTCGTGTGCGAGCCGTCACGATAGCCGCCCCGGGTGGCCCAGGGGAACTCACCGTGTCCTACCTCCCTGACCCCGTCCCGGGTCCGGACGAGGTGCTGATCGACGTCGTCTCGAGTGGCGTGAACCCTGCTGACCTGCTACAACGTGCCGGAAAGTACCCCCCGCCAGCGGGTGCGCCGGTATGGCCGGGTCTCGAGGTATCTGGGGTGATTTCGGCCGTCGGGTCGCGTCTCACAGGATGGGACGTCGGCGACGAGGTCGTCGCGCTGCTCGACGGGGGCGGCTACGCGGAGAAGGTCTGCGTCCGGGCGTCCCAGGTGCTCCCTCTGCCGGGCGGCGTCTCGCTCGTCGACGGCGCCGCGCTCCCCGAGGCGGTGTGCACCGCGTGGAGCAACCTGGTCGACGTGGGGCGCCTCGCCCGCGGCGACGTGCTGCTCGTGCACGGCGGGTCGGGCGGGGTCGGCTCGGTCGCGACGCAGATCGGTGCCGCGCTCGGAGCGCGGGTGGTCACGACCGCAGGCGGACCCGAGCGCGTCGCCCGCTGCCTCACGCTCGGTGCCGACGTCGCCGTCGACCACCGGACCCAGGACTTCGTGGCCGCGGTGCGCGAGGCCTCGGGCGGCGCCGGTGCGGACGTGGTGCTCGACGTCGTCGGGGCGGCGTACCTGACCGACAACCTCCGCGCGCTCGCCACGGGCGGGCGGCTGGTCGTGATCGGGATGCAGAAGGGGCGCCGCAGGGAGCTCGACCTGGGCATGCTGCTCGCCAAGCGCGCGACGGTCGCCGGGACGACCCTGCGCGCCCGCCCCGCCGAGGAGAAGGCCCGGCTGGTCCGTGACGTACTGACGCACGCGTGGCCCCTGGTCGAGCAGGGGCGGGTGCGCCCCGTGGTCCACGCGAGGCTGCCGCTCGACGCGGCGGCCGACGCTCACCGCCTCATGGAGTCGGGCGAGGTGTTCGGCAAGGTCCTGCTGGTGCCGTGA
- a CDS encoding sensor histidine kinase → MSVRGKILAALALPVFVLFLAATVFSVQAINEARVANQTVALVEAFASQDVAGKAVAAERAAEIQRARGVENADALVEEARAETDKALDRRDRMYGDVTMSMLDPRVTRAVDATVKDRAELDALRKKIDNQTIQELGFTSSYNTLIDDALDVPRVLADTAQDRGLAQVLDAYVASNVLMSQVALELPVVSFLFQDIANAVPNIDDDSQRAARLVSEGETKAAAARKAVRELRTGLAIPSPLGSYVNLRNSLAANGAKGVTNKEDWATASTNDLANITPVRDEVRKEAGETASDIAAAAVTRAVLTILVTLVAFAASILVAGAIARQIVNPLRRLTSAAQDVRDQLPRMVEQVSVPGQGPGINIQPITVESSDEVGQLANAFNDVNSTTIQVAREQAALRGSIAEMFVNVARRDQVLLNRQLAFLDDLERSEEDANTLSNLFRLDHLATRMRRNAESLLVLAGIDSGRRVRQPMPASDVIRTASSEIELYDRVRLNLVVDPLMLGHNALNAAHLIAELLENATMFSEPHTPVEVSTARDERFVKIIIRDHGLGMTPEEITEANRKVNAHAASDVVGSQRLGLYVVGRISDRLGARVTFERAPEGAGTLVTVSFPNVLFVPDSNVPLPMPTDPLDNRTQVAANQLSAPPAQPSAPVYSGPATTATPQIDQDAPVAIPVDLAALTDGATSTGMPRRRSRGMDPAGSAPSASFVPGPQTGSIVLPPLATPSLPLDLPASPEAWSPPEGVASSGSSLPSRARAASPAETTGVMPPLQPQSAEIPVLDVSTRSAMFSSFRALGAADPTTSEQQAVELDAAPDVSATDISVPDFVPDDGTWAPQFAIEPLAPSEASATVTEDPAAAVSDVSEPQAAQAPAVALPQRSAPTAQPTQDEVPVAHVDTYRPPVGQPVQQYQDQQQVAPQPLQEQHHEAPAALQVAPQQPATQQQPATQQQPATQQPAPPAREEIPEELSFEALPKFEDLMADLPTRRSLRESQARKRGIFNRRPRTGAMPVVTPSAAALASQPAGAAPLTQAAPVQQPSAYQPPAPSPQQAPVAYQQPAAPTAFAPPRAQAPASPAGESSGAPAGSTPLVRRPAPEPIEPLEAGYVSDSVEARSDWIASAVLYEEMSTLLRNGPEVQGKAYAESAGTYSPQERSDVTSSGLTRRARTVNREEYVDRFTAKIDRDPEQLRARLAAFQSATARGRVEADDETSSTERASHGNDVPDSAPQSR, encoded by the coding sequence TTGAGCGTTCGCGGGAAGATCCTTGCGGCACTCGCGCTGCCTGTCTTCGTCCTGTTCCTGGCCGCAACGGTCTTCTCGGTTCAGGCGATCAACGAGGCGCGCGTGGCCAACCAGACCGTCGCCCTGGTGGAGGCCTTCGCCTCCCAGGACGTCGCCGGCAAGGCCGTCGCCGCCGAGCGCGCCGCAGAGATCCAGCGGGCCCGGGGGGTCGAGAACGCCGACGCGCTGGTCGAGGAGGCGCGCGCCGAGACCGACAAGGCGCTCGACCGACGTGACCGGATGTACGGCGACGTCACCATGTCCATGCTGGACCCCCGCGTGACCCGGGCCGTCGACGCGACCGTCAAGGACCGCGCCGAGCTGGACGCGCTCCGCAAGAAGATCGACAACCAGACGATCCAGGAGCTCGGCTTCACGTCGTCCTACAACACGCTGATCGACGACGCGCTCGACGTCCCCCGCGTGCTGGCCGACACCGCGCAGGACCGTGGCCTGGCCCAGGTCCTCGACGCGTACGTCGCGTCGAACGTGCTCATGAGCCAGGTCGCGCTCGAGCTCCCGGTCGTCTCGTTCCTCTTCCAGGACATCGCCAACGCCGTCCCGAACATCGACGACGACTCCCAGCGCGCCGCCCGACTCGTCAGCGAGGGCGAGACGAAGGCGGCGGCCGCCCGCAAGGCGGTGCGCGAGCTGCGCACCGGGCTCGCGATCCCCTCCCCGCTCGGCTCCTACGTCAACCTGCGAAACTCGCTCGCGGCCAACGGCGCCAAGGGTGTGACGAACAAGGAGGACTGGGCCACCGCCTCGACCAACGACCTCGCGAACATCACCCCGGTCCGTGACGAGGTCCGCAAGGAGGCCGGCGAGACGGCGTCGGACATCGCGGCCGCGGCCGTGACCCGAGCCGTGCTGACCATCCTCGTGACCCTCGTCGCGTTCGCCGCCAGCATCCTCGTGGCCGGTGCCATCGCCCGCCAGATCGTGAACCCGCTGCGCCGACTCACGAGCGCGGCCCAGGACGTCCGGGACCAGCTCCCGCGCATGGTCGAGCAGGTCTCGGTGCCGGGCCAGGGCCCGGGCATCAACATCCAGCCCATCACGGTCGAGTCGAGCGACGAGGTCGGTCAGCTCGCGAACGCGTTCAACGACGTGAACTCCACGACGATCCAGGTGGCCCGCGAGCAGGCGGCGCTGCGTGGGTCGATCGCCGAGATGTTCGTCAACGTGGCCCGTCGCGACCAGGTGCTGCTCAACCGCCAGCTGGCGTTCCTCGACGACCTCGAGCGCTCCGAGGAAGACGCGAACACGCTGTCGAACCTCTTCCGCCTCGACCACCTCGCGACCCGTATGCGCCGCAACGCCGAGTCGCTCCTCGTGCTCGCGGGCATCGACTCGGGCCGTCGCGTCCGTCAGCCCATGCCTGCCTCCGACGTCATCCGTACGGCGTCGTCCGAGATCGAGCTGTACGACCGCGTCCGGCTGAACCTCGTCGTCGACCCGCTGATGCTGGGGCACAACGCGCTCAACGCGGCGCACCTCATCGCAGAGCTCCTCGAGAACGCGACGATGTTCTCCGAGCCGCACACGCCGGTCGAGGTCAGCACCGCGCGCGACGAGCGGTTCGTCAAGATCATCATCCGCGACCACGGCCTGGGCATGACGCCCGAGGAGATCACCGAGGCGAACCGCAAGGTCAACGCGCACGCCGCCTCGGACGTCGTGGGGTCGCAGCGACTGGGCCTGTACGTGGTCGGGCGCATCTCCGACCGCCTCGGCGCGAGGGTCACGTTCGAGCGCGCCCCCGAGGGTGCGGGCACCCTCGTCACGGTCAGCTTCCCCAACGTCCTCTTCGTGCCGGACTCGAACGTCCCGCTGCCGATGCCGACCGACCCGCTGGACAACCGCACGCAGGTCGCCGCGAACCAGCTCTCCGCCCCTCCCGCGCAGCCGTCGGCCCCCGTCTACTCGGGCCCGGCCACGACCGCGACCCCGCAGATCGACCAGGACGCGCCCGTCGCGATCCCGGTCGACCTCGCGGCCCTGACCGACGGCGCGACCTCGACGGGTATGCCTCGGCGCCGCTCGCGCGGCATGGACCCTGCCGGGTCCGCGCCGAGCGCCTCGTTCGTCCCCGGCCCGCAGACCGGCTCGATCGTGCTGCCGCCGCTCGCGACGCCATCGCTCCCGCTCGACCTGCCGGCCTCGCCCGAGGCCTGGTCCCCACCCGAGGGCGTGGCCTCGTCGGGTTCCTCGCTCCCGAGCAGGGCCCGCGCCGCGAGCCCCGCGGAGACCACCGGCGTCATGCCGCCCCTGCAGCCGCAGTCCGCCGAGATCCCCGTGCTCGACGTGAGCACGCGCTCGGCCATGTTCTCGAGCTTCCGCGCCCTCGGCGCGGCCGACCCCACGACGTCCGAGCAGCAGGCCGTCGAGCTCGACGCCGCACCGGACGTGTCGGCGACCGACATCTCCGTCCCGGACTTCGTGCCCGACGACGGCACGTGGGCCCCGCAGTTCGCGATCGAGCCGCTCGCACCGAGCGAGGCTTCCGCGACGGTCACGGAGGACCCCGCGGCCGCTGTGTCCGACGTGAGCGAGCCGCAGGCCGCGCAGGCCCCGGCGGTCGCGCTCCCGCAGCGCTCGGCCCCGACCGCGCAGCCGACGCAGGACGAGGTGCCGGTCGCGCACGTCGACACGTACCGACCCCCGGTCGGGCAGCCGGTCCAGCAGTACCAGGACCAGCAGCAGGTCGCGCCCCAGCCGCTCCAGGAGCAGCACCACGAGGCCCCGGCCGCCCTCCAGGTCGCTCCGCAGCAGCCCGCGACCCAGCAGCAGCCCGCGACCCAGCAGCAGCCCGCGACCCAGCAGCCTGCGCCCCCGGCGCGGGAGGAGATCCCCGAGGAGCTGTCCTTCGAGGCGCTCCCCAAGTTCGAGGACCTCATGGCCGACCTGCCGACGCGCAGGTCGCTGCGGGAGAGCCAGGCACGCAAGCGCGGCATCTTCAACCGTCGCCCGCGCACGGGGGCCATGCCCGTCGTGACCCCGTCGGCCGCGGCGCTCGCGTCGCAGCCGGCCGGTGCTGCGCCGCTCACGCAGGCCGCACCGGTGCAGCAGCCGTCCGCCTACCAGCCGCCCGCTCCGTCGCCGCAGCAGGCGCCGGTCGCGTACCAGCAGCCCGCTGCGCCGACTGCGTTCGCCCCGCCGCGTGCGCAGGCGCCGGCGTCGCCGGCAGGTGAGTCTTCTGGCGCCCCGGCAGGTTCGACGCCGCTCGTGCGTCGCCCGGCACCGGAGCCCATCGAGCCTCTCGAGGCCGGCTACGTGTCGGACTCCGTCGAGGCTCGCTCGGACTGGATCGCCTCCGCGGTCCTCTACGAGGAGATGTCGACGCTGCTGCGCAACGGCCCGGAGGTCCAGGGCAAGGCGTACGCCGAGTCCGCGGGGACGTACAGCCCCCAGGAGCGCTCGGACGTGACGAGCTCGGGCCTGACGCGTCGGGCCCGGACCGTGAACCGCGAGGAGTACGTCGACCGGTTCACGGCAAAGATCGATCGCGACCCGGAGCAGCTGCGGGCACGACTCGCAGCCTTCCAGTCGGCGACCGCACGGGGACGGGTCGAGGCCGACGACGAGACAAGTTCGACGGAACGTGCCTCGCACGGCAATGATGTCCCCGACTCAGCGCCGCAGTCGCGGTGA
- a CDS encoding roadblock/LC7 domain-containing protein, which yields MNALSTEATNFGWLLDNFVRTVPGSRHTLVVSADGLLMAMSDQLDRTSGDQLAAIVSGMSSLTRGAARQLNGGNVRQSIVEMDNGFLFLMNVSNGSVLGVVAESTCDIGLIGYEMALLVSRTEATLTPQLISEMRGSLPVDGATRAPVG from the coding sequence GTGAACGCGCTCAGCACCGAAGCAACCAATTTCGGGTGGTTGCTCGACAACTTCGTGCGGACCGTCCCGGGAAGCCGGCACACGCTGGTGGTGTCGGCCGACGGCCTGCTCATGGCGATGTCCGACCAGCTCGACCGCACGAGCGGAGACCAGCTCGCGGCGATCGTGTCCGGGATGTCGAGCCTGACCCGCGGTGCGGCCCGCCAGCTCAACGGGGGCAACGTCCGCCAGTCGATCGTCGAGATGGACAACGGCTTCCTCTTCCTCATGAACGTCTCGAACGGGTCCGTGCTCGGAGTCGTCGCCGAGTCCACGTGCGACATCGGCCTGATCGGCTACGAGATGGCCCTCCTCGTCTCCCGCACCGAGGCGACGTTGACGCCTCAGCTCATCTCGGAGATGCGCGGTAGCCTGCCCGTTGACGGAGCAACCCGAGCCCCGGTGGGATGA
- a CDS encoding DUF742 domain-containing protein: protein MTNAPFGSLGAHSSDSYEAATVRPYAVTGGRVRSATSDLPLEALVEVMPGAVNSYGLPPEKRAILQHAAHNYVSIAELSALLRMPLGVTRILVADLAEENYLTVHTSTPLNVHTGHGSSNSGLSLSILESVLNGISTL from the coding sequence ATGACGAACGCACCTTTTGGCAGCTTGGGAGCGCACAGCTCGGACTCGTACGAGGCCGCGACGGTCCGTCCGTACGCGGTGACCGGCGGACGTGTCCGTTCGGCCACCTCGGACCTCCCGCTCGAGGCGCTGGTCGAGGTGATGCCGGGTGCTGTGAACAGCTACGGCCTGCCTCCTGAGAAGCGTGCGATCCTCCAGCACGCCGCGCACAACTACGTGTCGATCGCCGAGCTCTCGGCACTCCTGCGGATGCCCCTGGGCGTCACCCGCATCCTGGTCGCCGACCTCGCCGAGGAGAACTACCTCACGGTGCACACGTCGACCCCGCTCAACGTCCACACCGGCCACGGCAGCAGCAACTCGGGACTGTCCCTGAGTATCTTGGAGAGTGTTCTCAATGGCATTTCCACCCTCTGA
- a CDS encoding GTP-binding protein, producing MKIVVAGGFAVGKTTFIGSISDIEPLNTEAAMTEHSVGVDDAGGVSDRKMTTTVAMDFGRIELPGSLWLYLFGTPGQDRFLFMWDDLVRGAIGAVVLVDTDRLEQCFPAIDYFESRGIPFVVGVNCFDGVAKHKLEDVREALQIPAHVPMLYTDARSRAATKQTLISLVQLAMRQLRSGAA from the coding sequence GTGAAGATCGTCGTCGCGGGCGGGTTCGCCGTCGGCAAGACCACCTTCATCGGCTCCATCTCGGACATCGAGCCGCTCAACACCGAGGCCGCGATGACGGAGCACTCGGTGGGCGTCGACGACGCGGGTGGTGTGAGCGACCGCAAGATGACGACGACGGTCGCCATGGACTTCGGTCGCATCGAGCTGCCGGGGTCGCTCTGGCTCTATCTGTTCGGCACCCCGGGGCAGGACCGCTTCCTGTTCATGTGGGACGACCTCGTGCGTGGCGCGATCGGTGCCGTGGTGCTCGTGGACACCGACCGCCTGGAGCAGTGCTTCCCCGCGATCGACTACTTCGAGTCGCGTGGCATCCCGTTCGTCGTGGGCGTGAACTGCTTCGACGGCGTGGCCAAGCACAAGCTCGAGGACGTGCGCGAGGCGCTGCAGATCCCGGCTCACGTCCCGATGCTGTACACGGACGCCCGTTCGCGCGCGGCGACCAAGCAGACGCTGATCTCGCTCGTGCAGCTCGCGATGCGTCAGCTGCGTTCGGGCGCTGCCTGA